One window from the genome of Verrucomicrobiia bacterium encodes:
- a CDS encoding TlpA family protein disulfide reductase: protein MHSMSRLLPPVLVATLLLAVLPALAAPKTGDAFPDLSKAALEGTLPDMKDKVVLVDFWASWCGPCRAAFPALKDIAEKYKDRGVVVLGISLDEDREDMDRFVNKLKPGFPIVRDPKGKLAEKLGVQGIPSTFIVGRDGRIASMHEGYGGDRTKAEYVATIEKLLAAR from the coding sequence ATGCACTCAATGTCCCGCCTCCTGCCCCCCGTCCTGGTCGCCACCCTGCTGCTGGCCGTCCTGCCCGCCCTCGCGGCCCCCAAGACCGGCGATGCCTTTCCCGATCTGTCCAAGGCGGCGCTGGAGGGAACGCTTCCCGACATGAAGGACAAGGTCGTCCTCGTGGACTTCTGGGCCTCTTGGTGCGGCCCATGCCGGGCCGCGTTCCCGGCGCTCAAGGACATTGCGGAGAAGTACAAGGACCGCGGCGTCGTGGTGCTGGGCATCAGCCTGGATGAGGATCGGGAGGACATGGACCGGTTCGTCAACAAGCTCAAACCCGGCTTCCCCATCGTCCGCGATCCCAAGGGCAAGCTGGCGGAAAAACTCGGCGTCCAGGGCATCCCCTCCACGTTCATCGTCGGACGCGACGGGCGGATCGCCTCCATGCATGAAGGCTACGGTGGCGACCGAACGAAGGCCGAATACGTCGCCACCATCGAGAAGCTGCTGGCGGCCCGGTGA
- the obgE gene encoding GTPase ObgE, with amino-acid sequence MFVDEVKVFARAGHGGKGAVAFHREAYIPKGGPSGGNGGRGGSVILEASHDLNNLIHQFYQPRLIAENGHHGMGKGMDGLAGRDLVIQVPCGTVVWRLPPMHPPASPPAADAAPDAGDREPGAEAAWRLASAGRPVIRSGARALEIRLDRDATPPEAPPRVVRERGDLVCDLTRHGERFVLCIGGRGGLGNRNFATSVRQAPRFAQPGEPGSEGDFLFELRLVADVGIVGYPNAGKSTLLTAISKARPKIAAYPFTTLTPKVGIVEYPDHRRLTLCDVPGLIAGAHANVGLGHKFLRHVARCKALILLLDMAGSEGRAPWDDYRSLLEELELYDPALLEKPRLVVANKMDESNAEANLRAFKRKIRKMPVLPISAAFDEGIPALLKAIRELTDETA; translated from the coding sequence ATGTTTGTTGACGAGGTCAAGGTGTTTGCACGCGCAGGCCACGGCGGCAAAGGTGCGGTCGCCTTTCACCGGGAGGCCTACATCCCCAAAGGTGGCCCGAGCGGCGGCAACGGCGGCCGCGGCGGCAGTGTCATCCTTGAGGCCAGCCATGACCTCAACAACCTGATCCACCAGTTCTACCAGCCACGGCTGATTGCGGAGAACGGGCACCACGGCATGGGGAAGGGCATGGATGGACTGGCCGGTCGTGACCTGGTGATCCAGGTGCCCTGCGGAACCGTCGTCTGGCGGCTGCCACCAATGCACCCGCCGGCGTCCCCGCCCGCCGCGGATGCGGCACCCGACGCCGGAGACCGGGAACCCGGGGCCGAAGCCGCATGGCGGCTCGCGTCTGCGGGGCGTCCGGTGATCCGCAGCGGCGCACGGGCCCTGGAGATCCGCCTCGACCGTGACGCCACCCCGCCGGAAGCACCGCCCCGGGTGGTCCGGGAACGCGGCGACCTCGTGTGCGACCTTACCCGCCATGGGGAGCGCTTCGTCCTCTGCATCGGCGGCCGGGGCGGACTCGGCAACCGCAATTTCGCCACATCGGTCCGCCAGGCACCGCGCTTCGCCCAGCCCGGAGAGCCCGGAAGCGAAGGGGACTTCCTGTTCGAACTCCGCCTTGTCGCCGATGTCGGGATCGTGGGATATCCCAACGCCGGCAAGTCCACCCTGCTCACGGCGATCTCGAAGGCGCGTCCGAAGATCGCCGCCTACCCGTTCACAACACTCACGCCCAAGGTGGGCATCGTCGAGTATCCCGACCACCGACGCCTCACCCTCTGCGACGTCCCCGGCCTCATCGCGGGCGCCCACGCCAACGTGGGCCTGGGCCACAAGTTCCTCCGCCATGTCGCCCGCTGCAAGGCGCTGATCCTCCTCCTCGACATGGCCGGTAGCGAAGGCCGCGCCCCTTGGGACGACTACCGATCGCTCCTCGAGGAACTCGAGCTCTACGACCCCGCCCTGCTCGAGAAGCCCCGGCTGGTTGTGGCCAACAAAATGGATGAATCGAATGCCGAGGCGAACCTCAGGGCATTCAAGCGCAAGATCCGCAAGATGCCTGTCCTCCCGATCTCAGCGGCTTTTGACGAAGGCATCCCGGCCTTGCTGAAGGCCATCCGGGAACTCACCGACGAGACGGCATGA
- a CDS encoding HEAT repeat domain-containing protein has product MSSAQMLSPARRTGRAIAAAGLAVLAVVARSASFTATDRQPTPAELAALPAVASAARAAALLEEVEFPPEFDVRIFATPPAVNYPVFVAAAPDGTLYVSSDGNGSLDRKPHLGRVLRVRDADGDGQADEVRAFVPDVDSPRGLVWDQDRLYLLHPPDISVFFDRDGDGVAEDRQTLVSGIAFTFKDRPADHSSNGLELGVDGWLYAAIGDFGFLEAVGADGRKLQLRGGGVVRVRPDGSGLELFADGTRNILEVAVSPLLDGFARDNTNDGGGWDVRLHHFSGLTQHGYPRWFKNFADEIIEPLADYGGGSGCGAAWVDEPGIPARWNNAPFTADWGTGWIYHHGLTERGATFAATQESFARLPRVTDLDVDANSAIYAASWKGASFTWVGPEVGFLVRATPRGYTPPPVPDFGRLGDLELLQLLESPGHRRRLAAQRALLRRLHADPAPGVLGMLSALALNEAAPLPSRVVALFTIALGFPADSPALISGWLRDRQLAPWVLRALGDSPVRATPETRAAIRSMAASPDARTRREAALALARVGQESDAAVVVPLVADSDPVVSHTAVEALVRLRALRACLQVVDDRNAPPLLRSGALRVVRRLSDLETVEALVERLADETEPGRREGLITALCRLQFREAAWAGDSWGTRPDTRGPYYQPQPWAGTPMIAATLAQALAAAHSREAAWIGREMARHRLPAGEVLATLMARAADEDSLLPAIASQLADAEDTPAEAVPLLVRVAGDASAADAARAAAVIALARTGDPVAWRAILTALPQVQRTRTENHLAERARNAVAAAPAVEPVVAVLQEVAARVDGEPSQIAEGLLMKLASRAATPSAAREAAGRSLEVGWTTQARRLQILRAAAQVRDSGRAAWFVAALEDADPEVAAAAAETVKRLKIDPAAFQAEASGPKVGELDVSAVLDAVGTLRGDVSRGEQIFLQSGCSGCHTVREDEPPKGPYLGTIARTYRRRELAEAILVPDKTLAQGFIANYFVLKDGTEVDGFVVQEAADAVTIRTVAAEEVRIPVDAIERRERQERSLMPEGLAADLTVRQFASLLDYLESLSATP; this is encoded by the coding sequence ATGAGTTCCGCTCAGATGCTTTCCCCCGCCCGCAGGACTGGCCGTGCAATTGCCGCCGCCGGTTTGGCCGTGCTCGCCGTGGTCGCCCGGTCGGCGTCCTTCACCGCGACCGACCGCCAGCCCACCCCGGCCGAACTCGCAGCACTGCCGGCGGTGGCGTCTGCGGCAAGGGCTGCAGCCCTGCTCGAGGAGGTGGAATTTCCCCCGGAATTCGACGTGCGGATCTTTGCAACACCACCGGCCGTCAATTATCCGGTGTTTGTCGCTGCGGCCCCGGACGGCACCCTGTACGTCTCAAGCGACGGCAACGGTTCCCTCGACCGGAAGCCCCACTTGGGGCGGGTGCTGCGGGTGCGGGATGCCGACGGGGATGGACAGGCGGACGAGGTGCGGGCGTTTGTGCCGGACGTGGACTCCCCGCGCGGCCTCGTCTGGGACCAGGACCGGCTGTACCTGCTGCATCCGCCGGACATCAGCGTCTTTTTTGACCGGGACGGCGACGGCGTGGCGGAGGATCGGCAGACCCTGGTGTCAGGCATTGCGTTCACCTTCAAGGACCGGCCGGCCGATCATTCCTCCAACGGGCTGGAGCTGGGTGTGGATGGCTGGCTGTATGCGGCAATCGGTGATTTTGGATTTCTGGAGGCGGTGGGGGCGGATGGGCGGAAGCTGCAACTGCGGGGCGGCGGCGTCGTGCGGGTGCGACCGGACGGCTCCGGGCTCGAGCTGTTTGCGGATGGCACGCGCAACATTTTGGAAGTCGCGGTCAGCCCGCTCCTCGATGGATTCGCCCGGGACAACACCAATGACGGCGGGGGATGGGATGTTCGGTTGCATCACTTCAGCGGGCTGACCCAGCATGGGTATCCGCGGTGGTTCAAGAACTTCGCCGACGAGATCATCGAGCCCCTGGCGGATTACGGAGGGGGATCGGGGTGCGGGGCGGCGTGGGTGGATGAACCGGGGATACCGGCGCGCTGGAACAATGCGCCGTTCACCGCGGACTGGGGCACCGGGTGGATCTACCACCATGGACTGACGGAGCGGGGCGCGACCTTCGCCGCCACGCAGGAGTCGTTTGCCAGACTGCCGCGCGTCACGGATCTGGATGTGGACGCGAACTCGGCGATCTACGCGGCCAGTTGGAAGGGTGCCTCCTTCACCTGGGTGGGCCCCGAGGTGGGGTTCCTTGTCCGGGCAACGCCCAGGGGCTACACGCCGCCGCCGGTCCCGGATTTCGGGCGCCTCGGCGACCTTGAGCTTTTGCAACTGCTGGAATCGCCGGGACATCGCCGGCGACTGGCGGCCCAGCGGGCGCTGTTGCGCCGGTTGCATGCGGACCCGGCTCCGGGAGTGTTGGGGATGCTCTCGGCGCTGGCATTGAACGAGGCGGCGCCGTTGCCCTCCCGGGTGGTGGCCCTGTTCACCATTGCACTCGGATTTCCAGCCGACAGTCCGGCCCTGATCTCAGGCTGGCTTCGCGACCGCCAGCTGGCGCCATGGGTGCTGCGTGCCCTTGGGGATTCCCCCGTCCGCGCCACACCGGAAACGCGGGCCGCCATCCGATCCATGGCCGCTTCGCCGGACGCAAGGACCCGCCGCGAGGCGGCGCTGGCGCTCGCACGGGTCGGACAGGAGTCCGATGCTGCGGTTGTCGTGCCACTGGTGGCGGATTCCGACCCGGTGGTCTCGCATACGGCGGTTGAGGCGCTGGTCCGCCTCAGGGCGCTCAGGGCGTGTCTGCAGGTGGTGGATGATCGAAATGCCCCGCCGTTGCTCCGGTCCGGGGCGCTTCGCGTCGTCCGCCGCCTGTCGGACCTTGAGACGGTGGAGGCCCTGGTGGAACGGCTGGCGGACGAGACGGAGCCGGGTCGTCGGGAAGGGCTTATCACCGCATTGTGCCGGCTGCAGTTCCGCGAGGCCGCGTGGGCGGGGGACTCGTGGGGGACGCGTCCGGACACCCGGGGGCCGTACTACCAGCCCCAGCCCTGGGCGGGCACTCCCATGATTGCCGCGACCCTGGCGCAGGCACTGGCCGCTGCCCATTCGAGGGAGGCGGCCTGGATTGGGCGTGAGATGGCGCGGCACCGCCTCCCGGCGGGCGAGGTGCTGGCGACGCTGATGGCGCGGGCGGCCGATGAGGATTCCCTGCTCCCGGCGATCGCCTCCCAGCTGGCCGATGCCGAGGACACCCCGGCCGAGGCGGTGCCGCTGCTCGTGCGGGTCGCCGGCGATGCGTCGGCCGCGGACGCCGCCCGGGCTGCAGCGGTCATCGCCCTTGCGCGAACCGGGGATCCTGTGGCATGGCGTGCGATCCTGACGGCCCTTCCTCAGGTGCAGCGGACCCGCACTGAAAACCATCTGGCGGAACGCGCGCGCAATGCCGTTGCCGCCGCACCGGCCGTGGAGCCGGTGGTGGCGGTGTTGCAGGAGGTTGCCGCCCGGGTGGACGGGGAGCCGTCGCAGATCGCGGAGGGACTTCTGATGAAGCTGGCGTCCCGTGCCGCGACACCCTCCGCGGCACGGGAGGCGGCCGGTCGCTCGCTTGAGGTCGGCTGGACCACCCAGGCAAGGCGTCTCCAGATCCTGCGCGCGGCGGCACAGGTTCGGGACTCGGGACGTGCCGCGTGGTTTGTGGCGGCGTTGGAGGATGCGGATCCCGAGGTGGCCGCGGCCGCCGCGGAGACGGTGAAACGACTGAAGATTGATCCGGCGGCATTCCAGGCCGAGGCCTCCGGGCCGAAGGTCGGTGAACTCGACGTCAGCGCGGTGCTTGACGCGGTGGGGACCCTTCGCGGGGATGTCTCCCGCGGGGAGCAGATTTTCCTGCAGTCCGGCTGCAGTGGATGCCACACCGTGCGTGAGGATGAACCTCCAAAGGGGCCGTATCTCGGCACCATCGCGCGGACCTATCGCCGTCGTGAACTCGCGGAGGCAATCCTCGTCCCGGACAAGACGCTGGCCCAGGGGTTCATCGCAAATTACTTCGTGCTCAAGGATGGCACCGAAGTGGACGGGTTTGTGGTTCAGGAGGCGGCGGATGCGGTGACGATCCGCACCGTTGCTGCGGAGGAGGTCCGCATTCCCGTGGATGCCATTGAGCGGCGGGAACGTCAGGAACGTTCGCTCATGCCGGAGGGGTTGGCTGCGGACCTGACCGTGCGCCAGTTCGCCTCACTGTTGGACTACCTGGAATCCCTTTCGGCAACGCCCTGA
- a CDS encoding MMPL family transporter yields MSEPAETLVLRGLRSLARAIVARPRWFVWPQVALVAACAAYTVTHLEFVMDRNSLLDSTLDYNRNFLAYRAEFPAEADLVAVVESEDPEKNRQFVERLAARLAAVSTAVSPTNLLSDVFYKGDLKVLGPKALHFVPATNLTQLRNTLGDYRPFLEQFSGASNLNALFAGVNTAIRTAGQKSEREAEGLIQALPALERILRRATESLSRPGNPPSPGVDALFDAGSAAEDRKYITLGGGRIYLVTARPRPVTREEYASPPRRFWQRLTGTGEPEAGMLPRWRKAAQQSLNAKAMEQFRDRVAATEAEVTGVNVGVTGEQVLDFDEMVQSQRDTTLASVVALSLVAVIFVFGYQEASRPLKATACLVAGIAYTMAFATATVGHLNILTITFVPMLIGLAIDFGVHLITRFEEELRRGRAGPEALTLAMMFTGKGIFTGCLTTAGAFLAMSLTEFRGIREMGIICGGGLVICLVPMMTLLPALLLRPDRPGPARVPGTSGAGATPLRERIERLWLDRPWTILGLAAAATVLAAAGLPRVRFDYNLLKMQSPSIRSVAFEHKLLASAEKSVIFGAVVATNIQEARALETRLMELPSVASVESMARFLGDDPEIKQPLIRDIGTTTAPIRFAEPDRRPVDLEDLGQTLWSLGGYLSLAAEEATARGRTNLVPPIESLREAVGNLRAVLFRGAPAEVERRTRKLGSFQVALLEDLRETIGALQNQDADGSPTASDLPDPLRNRFIGIHGSLLLQVYPRGNVWEREPQEAFIRDLQTVVPGVTGAPVQMYYYTELLRNAYLEAAGWALAATVLLVGLHFRNLLSIALALLPVVLGSLWVVGLMGWTGLAFNPANIMMLPLVIGIGITNGIHILNRFTEERNPSIFARSTGKAVFISALTTIAGFGSLLLAEHQGIRSLGFVMVMGTAACMIAGLTVLPSLLSLTSRPLTSPPTRANSSTPDPADPANTPLPAR; encoded by the coding sequence ATGTCCGAACCTGCAGAGACGCTGGTGCTCCGGGGATTGCGCAGTCTGGCCCGCGCCATCGTCGCACGCCCGCGGTGGTTCGTCTGGCCCCAGGTCGCTCTGGTGGCCGCCTGCGCCGCGTACACCGTCACCCACCTCGAGTTCGTGATGGACCGCAACTCACTGCTCGACAGCACTCTCGACTACAACCGTAACTTCCTGGCGTACCGCGCCGAATTCCCGGCCGAGGCCGACCTCGTCGCGGTCGTGGAGTCCGAGGATCCGGAAAAGAACCGGCAATTCGTCGAGCGTCTGGCGGCACGGCTGGCGGCGGTGTCCACGGCGGTGTCGCCGACGAACCTGCTGTCGGATGTGTTCTACAAGGGGGACCTGAAGGTCCTGGGGCCCAAGGCGCTTCACTTCGTGCCCGCCACGAACCTGACCCAGCTCCGGAACACGCTCGGCGATTACCGGCCGTTCCTGGAGCAGTTCTCCGGCGCCTCCAACCTCAACGCGCTCTTCGCCGGAGTGAACACGGCCATCCGGACCGCCGGGCAGAAATCAGAGCGGGAGGCTGAGGGCCTGATCCAGGCGCTTCCGGCCCTCGAACGGATCCTCCGCCGCGCCACGGAGTCCCTGTCGCGTCCCGGCAATCCACCCTCCCCGGGAGTGGACGCCCTCTTCGACGCAGGAAGCGCCGCCGAGGACCGCAAATACATCACCCTGGGCGGTGGCCGCATCTACCTGGTCACGGCGCGTCCGCGGCCGGTGACGCGTGAGGAGTATGCCAGTCCTCCGCGCCGGTTCTGGCAACGATTGACGGGAACCGGGGAACCGGAAGCCGGGATGCTCCCCCGCTGGCGCAAGGCCGCGCAGCAGTCGCTGAATGCGAAGGCCATGGAACAGTTTCGGGACCGGGTCGCCGCCACCGAGGCCGAGGTGACCGGGGTGAACGTGGGCGTGACCGGCGAGCAGGTGCTCGATTTTGATGAGATGGTGCAGAGCCAGCGGGATACGACCCTGGCATCGGTGGTCGCGCTGTCGCTGGTGGCGGTGATCTTCGTGTTCGGATACCAGGAGGCGTCGCGCCCGCTCAAGGCCACGGCCTGTCTGGTGGCCGGCATCGCCTACACGATGGCCTTCGCCACCGCCACGGTCGGACACCTCAACATCCTGACCATCACCTTTGTGCCGATGCTCATCGGCCTGGCGATTGACTTCGGTGTCCACCTGATCACGCGGTTCGAGGAGGAATTGCGGCGCGGCCGGGCCGGACCCGAGGCCCTGACACTGGCCATGATGTTTACCGGCAAGGGGATCTTCACCGGATGCCTGACCACCGCCGGCGCCTTTCTGGCCATGAGCCTCACCGAGTTCCGGGGCATCCGGGAGATGGGCATCATCTGCGGCGGAGGCCTCGTGATCTGCCTGGTGCCGATGATGACGTTGCTGCCGGCCCTGCTGTTGCGACCGGATCGCCCGGGACCGGCTCGCGTGCCCGGGACGTCCGGCGCTGGGGCGACGCCTCTCCGGGAGCGGATCGAGCGGCTGTGGCTGGACCGGCCGTGGACGATCCTCGGGCTGGCCGCTGCGGCGACGGTGCTTGCCGCGGCAGGCCTCCCCCGGGTGCGCTTCGACTACAACCTGCTGAAAATGCAGAGCCCGTCCATCCGCTCGGTGGCCTTCGAGCACAAGCTGCTCGCGTCCGCGGAGAAGTCCGTGATTTTTGGGGCGGTGGTGGCGACCAACATTCAGGAAGCTCGCGCGCTGGAAACCCGGCTGATGGAACTCCCCAGCGTGGCGTCCGTCGAGTCCATGGCGCGGTTCCTCGGGGACGATCCCGAGATCAAGCAACCCCTGATCCGGGACATCGGCACCACCACGGCACCGATCCGTTTCGCCGAGCCGGACCGGCGTCCGGTGGACCTTGAGGACCTGGGGCAGACGCTTTGGAGCCTTGGAGGCTATCTTTCCCTGGCGGCGGAGGAGGCGACGGCCCGGGGGCGGACCAATCTCGTCCCCCCCATCGAGAGTCTGCGCGAGGCCGTCGGAAACCTGAGGGCCGTTCTCTTCCGAGGTGCCCCCGCGGAGGTGGAACGTCGTACACGCAAGCTGGGAAGCTTCCAGGTGGCCCTGCTGGAGGACCTCAGGGAAACGATCGGAGCCCTCCAGAACCAGGATGCCGACGGGAGTCCGACAGCCTCCGATCTTCCGGACCCGTTGCGAAACCGCTTCATCGGGATCCACGGCAGCCTGCTCCTTCAGGTGTATCCCCGCGGCAACGTCTGGGAGCGCGAACCACAGGAGGCGTTCATTCGCGACCTCCAGACGGTGGTGCCCGGAGTGACCGGGGCCCCGGTCCAGATGTATTATTACACGGAGCTGCTCCGGAACGCGTATCTCGAGGCCGCCGGATGGGCCCTCGCCGCCACGGTGCTGCTCGTGGGCCTCCACTTCCGCAACCTTCTGAGCATCGCCCTCGCCCTGCTGCCCGTCGTGCTCGGGAGCCTTTGGGTCGTCGGCCTGATGGGATGGACCGGTCTCGCGTTCAATCCGGCAAACATCATGATGCTGCCCCTCGTCATCGGCATCGGCATCACGAACGGGATCCACATTCTCAACCGATTCACCGAGGAGCGGAACCCCTCCATTTTCGCACGCAGCACGGGAAAGGCGGTGTTCATCTCCGCACTGACGACGATTGCCGGCTTTGGGAGCCTGCTGCTTGCGGAGCACCAGGGAATCCGCAGCCTGGGGTTTGTGATGGTGATGGGGACGGCCGCCTGCATGATCGCCGGTCTGACGGTGCTCCCCTCCCTGCTCTCCCTCACTTCCCGGCCGCTCACTTCCCCTCCAACCCGAGCAAATAGCTCAACACCAGATCCGGCAGATCCAGCGAATACCCCCCTTCCAGCACGCTGA
- a CDS encoding pirin family protein → MEATVNGITIRRADERGIADHGWLQSRHTFSFADYHDPAHMGFRTLRVINEDRVAPGGGFGTHPHRDMEIFSYVLDGTLEHRDSLGNGRRLRPGQIQLMSAGRGVTHSEYNPSPEDPLHFLQIWIRPATQGLEPGYTEWHPKPDEAAVPKILVIAPDGREGSATIRQDALVYRIRLQPGQSTTHEIAPGRGVWIQMASGALTVNGAALHAGDGASTERAGTLQLTASAPVEALLFDLR, encoded by the coding sequence ATGGAAGCGACCGTGAATGGAATCACGATTCGGCGGGCTGACGAACGCGGCATTGCGGATCATGGCTGGCTGCAATCCCGCCATACGTTCTCGTTTGCCGATTATCATGACCCCGCACACATGGGGTTCCGCACACTGCGCGTCATCAACGAGGATCGCGTGGCGCCGGGCGGTGGGTTTGGGACGCATCCGCACCGCGACATGGAGATTTTCAGCTATGTGCTCGACGGGACCCTTGAGCATCGCGACAGCCTCGGCAATGGACGCCGGCTGCGTCCGGGACAGATCCAGCTCATGAGCGCCGGGCGGGGGGTCACCCACAGCGAGTACAATCCGTCCCCGGAGGATCCCCTGCATTTTCTGCAGATCTGGATCCGTCCTGCGACGCAAGGGCTCGAGCCCGGCTACACGGAATGGCATCCGAAACCGGACGAGGCGGCGGTCCCGAAAATTCTCGTCATCGCTCCCGACGGACGCGAGGGATCGGCGACCATTCGGCAGGATGCCCTGGTGTACCGGATCCGGCTCCAGCCAGGCCAGTCCACCACCCACGAAATCGCGCCGGGGAGGGGCGTGTGGATCCAGATGGCTTCCGGCGCCCTGACGGTAAACGGGGCGGCGTTGCACGCGGGCGACGGCGCCAGCACGGAACGTGCGGGAACGTTGCAGCTGACGGCGTCCGCACCGGTTGAGGCGTTGTTGTTTGACCTGCGGTGA
- a CDS encoding polynucleotide adenylyltransferase codes for MTDWPPPPLQRVLAGTPEFAEACLVGGCVRDRLLGIPSKDFDIEVFGLDYGRLVSALRRWGRVDVVGRSFGVAKLTVAPGETYDFTLPRRDSKVAQGHRGFDVAFDPGLQPRDAAARRDFTINAMMWHVRRGELLDFFGGEADLRARVLRHTSPAFDEDPLRVVRGLQFAGRFRLTGAPETLALCRGIAHRHGELAVERIREEWFKWSERSALPSAGLRWLRDSGWLVHYSELEALIGVPQDPEWHPEGDVWTHTLHCLDALATLPGWRNGDATRRRILVFAVLCHDFAKPGCTREESREGRMRIVSPGHEPAGGPLARAFLARLQAPEGLVNQVLPLVVNHLAHLQEPSERGVRRLAARLAPATLEDLMTVITADAFGRPPRPREEPSGLAHLRARANQLKVATMAPRPLLLGRHLLEHHLRPGPEFSRILNAAFAAQLDGEFGDLDGAKRWLTGWLSGSR; via the coding sequence ATGACCGACTGGCCGCCACCCCCGCTGCAGCGGGTCCTCGCCGGGACCCCCGAATTTGCGGAGGCCTGCCTGGTGGGCGGATGCGTCCGCGACCGCCTGCTCGGCATTCCCAGCAAGGACTTCGACATTGAGGTGTTCGGGCTCGATTACGGACGGCTGGTCAGCGCGCTGCGTCGCTGGGGACGCGTGGATGTCGTCGGACGGTCCTTTGGCGTGGCCAAGCTCACGGTGGCGCCGGGCGAAACCTACGATTTCACCCTTCCCCGTCGCGACTCCAAGGTGGCTCAGGGGCACCGGGGCTTCGACGTGGCATTCGACCCCGGATTGCAGCCCCGTGACGCCGCCGCCCGAAGGGACTTCACGATCAATGCCATGATGTGGCACGTCCGCCGGGGGGAACTGCTCGATTTCTTCGGCGGCGAGGCGGACCTCCGGGCTCGCGTGCTGCGCCATACCAGCCCCGCCTTCGACGAGGATCCGCTGCGGGTCGTCCGCGGCCTGCAGTTCGCCGGACGCTTCCGCCTCACCGGCGCCCCTGAAACCCTCGCGCTCTGCCGCGGCATCGCGCACCGGCACGGCGAACTGGCGGTCGAGCGCATCCGCGAGGAATGGTTCAAGTGGAGCGAACGCTCCGCCCTGCCCTCGGCAGGCCTGCGCTGGCTTCGGGATTCGGGCTGGCTCGTGCACTATTCCGAACTCGAGGCCCTGATCGGCGTGCCCCAGGACCCCGAGTGGCATCCCGAGGGGGATGTGTGGACCCATACCCTCCACTGCCTTGATGCACTCGCGACCCTCCCCGGATGGCGGAATGGCGATGCCACCCGGCGCCGGATCCTCGTGTTCGCCGTGCTTTGCCACGACTTCGCCAAACCAGGCTGCACTCGGGAGGAATCCCGGGAGGGTCGCATGCGCATCGTCTCGCCGGGGCATGAACCGGCGGGCGGCCCCCTGGCCCGGGCATTCCTGGCACGCCTTCAGGCACCAGAGGGGTTGGTGAACCAGGTTCTTCCGCTCGTCGTGAATCACCTCGCGCACCTGCAGGAACCCTCGGAACGCGGAGTCCGGCGACTCGCCGCACGCCTGGCACCTGCAACCCTTGAGGACCTGATGACCGTCATCACCGCGGACGCCTTCGGACGCCCACCGCGACCGCGCGAGGAACCCTCGGGCCTCGCGCATCTCCGAGCCCGAGCGAACCAACTCAAGGTGGCGACCATGGCCCCGCGGCCCCTGTTGTTGGGCCGCCACCTGCTGGAACACCACCTGCGCCCGGGTCCGGAATTCAGCCGGATCCTCAACGCCGCCTTCGCGGCCCAGTTGGACGGCGAATTTGGCGACCTCGACGGCGCGAAGCGCTGGCTGACCGGGTGGCTTTCCGGAAGCCGATAA
- a CDS encoding ThuA domain-containing protein: MKTAAAPGPRRALSTSLAAPALALTLTLALAPASPLQGAASARILLIAGKPSHPAGMHEFRAGCLLLQKCLEGIPNVSVQVASNGWPTRVVGGQVVDDPTAFDEVRAVFVYCDGGGGHPAIVPERLKLLDSLAARGVGLGFAHYAVEVPRGDPSEAMQRWIGGNYEDRYSVNPMWSPEYAAFPEHPVTRGVRPFSNRDEWYFNMRWAGATNGLTGILVATPSDAVRKGPYVWPAGPYEHVIAASGRPETMMWVLERPDGGRGFGFTGGHTHANWGDPNQRKVVLNAILWMAQVDVPAGGVDSIVAPGDLQQNLDPKER; the protein is encoded by the coding sequence ATGAAGACTGCAGCCGCACCGGGGCCACGGCGGGCCCTGTCCACTTCGCTCGCCGCACCAGCGCTCGCGCTCACACTCACGCTCGCACTCGCACCGGCGTCGCCGCTGCAAGGCGCCGCGAGCGCCCGGATCCTGCTCATCGCCGGCAAGCCGAGCCATCCGGCCGGAATGCACGAGTTTCGGGCAGGATGCCTGCTGCTCCAGAAATGTCTGGAGGGCATTCCCAACGTGTCAGTGCAGGTCGCCAGCAATGGATGGCCGACACGCGTCGTCGGCGGCCAGGTGGTGGATGACCCCACCGCTTTCGATGAGGTGCGTGCGGTGTTCGTCTATTGCGACGGCGGAGGAGGACACCCTGCCATCGTCCCGGAGCGCCTAAAACTCCTGGACTCCTTGGCCGCCCGGGGGGTTGGGCTCGGATTCGCCCACTATGCGGTGGAGGTACCCCGGGGTGATCCGTCCGAGGCCATGCAACGCTGGATCGGGGGGAATTACGAAGACCGCTACTCGGTAAACCCGATGTGGTCCCCGGAGTATGCGGCGTTTCCGGAACACCCGGTCACCCGCGGCGTCCGGCCCTTCAGCAACCGGGACGAGTGGTATTTCAACATGCGATGGGCCGGAGCCACGAACGGCCTGACCGGCATCCTGGTTGCCACCCCGTCCGATGCGGTGCGCAAGGGGCCTTACGTCTGGCCGGCCGGGCCCTACGAACACGTCATCGCGGCCTCGGGCCGTCCGGAAACCATGATGTGGGTGCTGGAGCGACCCGACGGCGGCCGCGGCTTCGGCTTCACTGGAGGCCATACCCACGCCAACTGGGGTGATCCCAACCAGCGGAAGGTCGTGCTCAACGCCATTCTGTGGATGGCGCAGGTGGACGTTCCGGCCGGGGGTGTGGATTCCATCGTGGCTCCCGGGGATCTGCAACAGAACCTGGATCCCAAGGAGCGTTGA